The Mycolicibacterium boenickei genome has a segment encoding these proteins:
- the treY gene encoding malto-oligosyltrehalose synthase has protein sequence MPSPVLSTYRLQMRGDCCTFDDAVNLLDYLDELGVSHLYLSPILTAAHGSTHGYDVTDPTTVSAALGGPEGLRKLSDAARRRNMGLVVDIVPNHVGVAHAEQNRWWWDLLRYGRSSAYADYFDIDWELDGGRIVLPVLGSDDDVADLVVDGDRLRVGDLTFPVAPGTGSGTGREVHDRQHYRLTGWRNGICGYRRFFSITSLAALRQEDRAVFDASHVEIKRWFDEGLVDGLRIDHPDGLSDPASYLRWLREITGPEAWIVAEKILAADETLDASLPVDGTTGYDALREVGGLFIAPSGQGTLTALSGRPEPAAERALKSAAVTDTLASELGRLCRAITTVTAKHDSQLPAAVAALISRIGVYRSDYPALAAILPVAMQETSSAAPELTDALSTVAVALSVSPEVVSRFNQLCGAATAKAVEDCLFYRDARLVSLNEVGGAPELFGVSMAEFHQRAATRTRAWPNTMTTLSTHDTKRGEDVRARIGLLSQVPVTWADSVERWTTMSTPPDRDTALFLWQNIFGVWPADGNATEELRSRLHAYAEKAIREAATRTSWHDPSADFENGVHGWLDRVLDGPVAAELTALVNQLDAHARNDSLGQKLIQLTAPGIPDVYQGTETIEDSLVDPDNRRPVDYAALREALVRGDDDKLRVTMTALALRRARPATFLAGGYTPMPALGSAAAHLVSYLRGQDVVVAACRWTVELAETGWAETTLPLPEGRWLDLLSGRRWSGAVPLTDLLADSPVALLERTDD, from the coding sequence ATGCCGAGCCCGGTCCTGTCCACGTATCGGCTCCAGATGCGCGGGGACTGCTGCACATTCGACGATGCGGTGAATCTGCTCGACTATCTGGACGAGCTGGGCGTCTCGCATCTGTACCTGTCCCCGATCCTGACCGCCGCGCACGGGTCCACCCACGGATACGACGTCACCGATCCCACCACGGTGTCGGCCGCTCTCGGCGGGCCGGAGGGCCTGCGGAAGCTCTCGGACGCCGCGCGGCGCCGGAACATGGGCCTGGTTGTCGATATCGTGCCCAACCACGTCGGTGTCGCGCACGCCGAACAGAATCGGTGGTGGTGGGATCTGCTGCGGTACGGCCGGTCCTCGGCGTACGCCGACTACTTCGACATCGACTGGGAGCTCGACGGCGGCCGGATCGTGTTGCCGGTCCTGGGTTCCGACGATGACGTCGCCGATCTGGTGGTCGACGGCGACCGGCTACGAGTGGGCGATCTGACGTTCCCCGTCGCACCGGGAACCGGCAGCGGCACCGGTCGCGAGGTCCACGATCGTCAGCACTACCGCCTGACCGGCTGGCGCAACGGGATCTGCGGTTACCGTCGCTTCTTCTCGATCACGTCGCTGGCAGCGCTGCGTCAGGAGGACCGCGCCGTCTTCGACGCGAGCCACGTGGAGATCAAGCGCTGGTTCGACGAAGGCCTGGTCGACGGTCTCCGCATCGACCATCCGGACGGATTGTCCGACCCCGCAAGCTATCTGCGGTGGTTGCGGGAGATCACCGGTCCCGAAGCCTGGATCGTGGCCGAGAAGATCCTGGCCGCCGACGAGACCCTCGATGCGTCGCTGCCCGTCGACGGCACCACTGGATACGACGCGCTGCGCGAGGTCGGCGGACTGTTCATCGCCCCGTCCGGACAGGGCACACTCACCGCGTTGAGCGGGCGCCCGGAACCCGCGGCTGAGCGGGCGCTGAAGTCGGCGGCCGTCACCGACACCCTGGCCAGCGAACTGGGCCGGCTGTGCCGCGCCATCACGACCGTCACCGCGAAGCACGACTCTCAGCTTCCCGCCGCGGTTGCGGCACTGATCAGCAGGATCGGCGTATACCGCAGCGACTATCCGGCGCTCGCCGCGATCCTGCCCGTTGCGATGCAGGAGACATCGTCCGCCGCACCGGAACTCACCGATGCCCTGTCCACCGTCGCAGTGGCACTGTCCGTCAGCCCCGAGGTGGTGTCCAGGTTCAACCAGCTGTGCGGGGCCGCCACCGCAAAAGCGGTCGAGGACTGCCTGTTCTACCGCGACGCCCGACTGGTGTCCCTCAACGAGGTCGGGGGCGCACCCGAGCTGTTCGGGGTGTCGATGGCCGAGTTCCACCAGCGAGCGGCGACGCGGACGCGTGCCTGGCCGAACACGATGACCACGCTGTCGACCCACGACACCAAGCGCGGGGAGGACGTCCGCGCCCGCATCGGCCTGCTGTCCCAAGTTCCTGTGACATGGGCCGATTCGGTCGAGCGGTGGACCACCATGTCCACTCCCCCGGACCGGGACACCGCACTGTTCCTGTGGCAGAACATCTTCGGTGTCTGGCCGGCCGACGGCAACGCCACCGAGGAACTTCGAAGCCGGCTGCACGCCTACGCCGAGAAGGCGATCCGGGAGGCCGCCACCCGAACGTCCTGGCACGACCCGTCCGCGGATTTCGAAAACGGCGTGCACGGTTGGCTGGACCGGGTGCTCGACGGGCCGGTCGCCGCCGAGTTGACCGCGCTGGTGAATCAGCTTGACGCGCACGCCCGCAATGACAGCCTCGGGCAGAAACTCATCCAGCTGACCGCCCCGGGCATACCCGACGTGTATCAGGGCACCGAGACCATCGAGGACAGCCTGGTCGATCCGGACAACAGGCGCCCGGTCGACTATGCGGCGCTGCGTGAGGCGTTGGTGCGTGGTGACGACGACAAGCTGCGGGTCACCATGACGGCGCTGGCGCTGCGCCGGGCCCGGCCGGCCACGTTCCTGGCCGGCGGCTACACCCCGATGCCTGCCCTCGGTAGCGCTGCGGCACACCTGGTGTCGTATCTGCGTGGTCAGGATGTGGTGGTGGCCGCATGCCGCTGGACCGTGGAGCTCGCCGAAACCGGCTGGGCCGAAACGACGTTGCCGCTGCCCGAAGGCCGGTGGCTGGATCTGCTCAGCGGCAGACGCTGGTCCGGCGCGGTGCCGTTGACCGACCTTCTGGCCGATTCGCCGGTGGCCCTGCTGGAGCGCACCGATGACTGA
- the treZ gene encoding malto-oligosyltrehalose trehalohydrolase: MTEFTVWAPNPNRVRVDVDGTLHEMTRTGDGWWHAEVACRADARYGFVLDDDPTVLPDPRSARQPDGVHGPSQLWQPAPDAWTDTGWQGRSICGRVIYELHIGTFTPEGTFDSAIEKLDHLVDLGVDFVELMPVNAFNGPHGWGYDGVLWYAVHEPYGGPDGLIRLIDACHARGLGVLIDAVFNHLGPSGNYLPRFGPYLTTGSNPWGSSINLSDADADEVRTYIIDCALRWMRDFHADGLRLDAVHALVDTTAIHLLEELAAETDALADELGRPLSLIAESDLNDPRLITPRDRGGYGLTAQWDDDVHHAIHTAVSGERQGYYADFGSLATLAQTLKHGYFHAGTYSSFRHRRHGRPLDTATIPGTRLLAYTLTHDQVGNRAVGDRPSQLLTFGQLAVKAALALGSPYTAMLFMGEEWGSSSPFQFFSSHPEPELARATAEGRKAEFADHGWDADEIPDPQDPETFLRSKLKWDEVTDGDHARLHRTYRELIALRRTEPDLADPWLDHMSIDFDEEQRWIVLHRGALAIACNLGADPVSVPVTGDLVTAWEVPDIGSDGARLAGHSFAILRSERAQ, encoded by the coding sequence ATGACTGAATTCACGGTGTGGGCACCCAATCCGAACCGCGTGCGAGTCGACGTGGACGGAACGCTGCACGAGATGACGCGCACCGGAGACGGCTGGTGGCACGCCGAGGTCGCCTGCCGCGCCGACGCCCGGTACGGGTTCGTTCTCGACGACGACCCGACGGTGCTGCCGGACCCTCGGTCGGCCCGCCAGCCCGACGGCGTGCACGGACCGTCCCAGCTGTGGCAGCCCGCACCGGACGCGTGGACCGATACCGGTTGGCAGGGGCGGTCGATCTGCGGCCGCGTGATATATGAGCTTCACATCGGAACCTTCACTCCCGAAGGCACATTCGATTCCGCCATCGAGAAACTCGACCACCTGGTGGATCTCGGTGTGGATTTCGTGGAGTTGATGCCGGTCAACGCCTTCAACGGACCCCACGGCTGGGGTTACGACGGCGTGCTCTGGTACGCGGTGCACGAACCCTATGGCGGACCCGACGGCCTGATCCGCCTCATCGACGCCTGCCACGCCCGTGGACTCGGTGTGCTGATCGACGCGGTGTTCAACCACCTCGGCCCGTCGGGCAATTATCTGCCGCGCTTCGGCCCGTACCTGACCACCGGCAGCAACCCATGGGGCAGTTCGATCAACCTGTCCGATGCCGATGCCGACGAGGTCCGCACGTACATCATCGACTGCGCGCTGCGCTGGATGCGCGACTTCCACGCCGACGGCCTGCGTCTCGATGCGGTGCACGCCCTGGTGGACACCACCGCGATCCACCTTCTCGAAGAGTTGGCAGCCGAAACCGATGCCCTGGCGGACGAACTCGGCAGGCCACTGTCGTTGATCGCCGAGAGCGACCTCAACGACCCCCGGCTGATCACCCCGCGCGACCGTGGCGGCTACGGCCTGACCGCGCAGTGGGACGACGATGTCCACCACGCGATCCACACCGCGGTGTCGGGTGAACGGCAGGGCTACTATGCCGATTTCGGATCGCTGGCCACGCTGGCGCAGACGCTGAAGCACGGGTACTTCCACGCCGGCACGTATTCGTCGTTCCGGCACCGCAGGCACGGCCGCCCGTTGGACACCGCCACCATCCCGGGCACGCGGCTGCTGGCCTACACGCTCACCCACGACCAGGTGGGCAATCGCGCTGTCGGCGACCGGCCGTCGCAGCTGCTGACTTTCGGCCAGCTGGCCGTCAAAGCCGCCCTGGCACTCGGGTCGCCCTATACGGCAATGCTTTTCATGGGCGAAGAGTGGGGATCATCCTCACCGTTCCAGTTCTTCAGCTCGCATCCCGAGCCGGAACTGGCCCGCGCCACCGCCGAGGGGCGCAAGGCTGAGTTCGCCGACCACGGCTGGGATGCCGACGAGATCCCGGACCCGCAGGACCCGGAGACATTTCTGCGGTCGAAACTGAAGTGGGACGAGGTCACCGACGGTGACCACGCGCGACTGCACAGGACCTACCGAGAATTGATCGCGTTGCGGCGCACTGAGCCTGACCTCGCCGATCCATGGCTGGATCACATGTCGATCGACTTCGACGAGGAGCAACGCTGGATCGTCCTGCACCGCGGAGCCCTGGCGATCGCCTGCAACCTCGGCGCCGATCCGGTATCGGTGCCGGTGACCGGCGACCTCGTCACCGCCTGGGAGGTCCCCGACATCGGTTCGGACGGCGCCAGATTGGCTGGTCACTCCTTCGCGATCCTGCGCAGCGAGCGCGCTCAGTAG
- a CDS encoding acyltransferase family protein produces the protein MKTLDAPRTEPGAESGSVSRAVMGSRASGFYRHDLDGLRGIAIALVAMFHIWFGRVSGGVDVFLALSGFFFGGKILRLAIDTEAPLRPFPEVVRLIRRLLPALVVVLAAAAVLTILVQPETRWETFADQSLASLGYYQNWELANTAANYLRAGEAVSPLQHIWSMSVQGQFYLAFLLVVFGFAFLGRRLFGRHLRTAFIVLLSALTIASFVYAIIAHNTDQATAYYNSFARGWELLIGALAGALVPAVRWPMWLRTLLATVSLAAILTCGWWIDGVKEFPGPWTLVPVGATVIFILTAANQIDDPSAGQRLPAPNRMLATKPFVSLGSMAYSLYLWHWPLLIFWLSYSGHAHANFLEGTVILLISGVLAWLTTRYIEEPLRSQKSKGTAQAASQPAVPLRVRLRRPTIVLGSIVGLLGVALTATSFTWREHVTVQRANGKELSGLSARDYPGARALVDHARVPKLPMRPTVLEAKDDLPASTTDGCISDFGNTDIINCTYGDKDAARTIAVAGGSHAEHWITALDLLGRLHNFKVVTYLKMGCPLTTEETPLVMGDNRPYPKCHEWNEKVMSQLITDRPEFVFTTSTRPWNIKDGDVMPGTYIGIWDTLSKNNIPVLAMRDTPWLTRNGEPYFPYDCLANGGDSISCGIDRSKVLSDHNPTLDFVGRFPLLKPLDMSDAVCRKDYCRAVEGNVLIYHDSHHISTTYMRTMTGELGRQLAAATGWW, from the coding sequence ATGAAAACCCTTGATGCCCCCCGGACGGAGCCCGGCGCCGAATCCGGTTCCGTTTCGCGCGCTGTCATGGGTAGTCGTGCATCGGGTTTCTACCGCCACGATCTGGACGGACTACGCGGCATCGCGATCGCCCTGGTGGCGATGTTCCACATCTGGTTCGGTCGGGTTTCCGGTGGTGTCGACGTTTTCCTGGCGTTGTCCGGATTCTTCTTCGGCGGCAAGATCCTGCGGCTGGCAATCGACACGGAGGCGCCGCTGCGGCCCTTCCCCGAAGTGGTCCGGCTGATTCGGCGCCTGCTTCCCGCACTGGTCGTGGTGCTTGCCGCAGCCGCGGTGCTGACGATCCTCGTACAGCCCGAGACCCGCTGGGAAACATTTGCTGACCAAAGCCTGGCAAGCCTGGGTTACTACCAGAACTGGGAGCTGGCGAACACCGCGGCGAACTACCTCCGCGCCGGTGAGGCGGTCAGTCCGCTGCAACACATCTGGTCGATGTCGGTCCAGGGACAGTTCTATCTGGCGTTCCTGCTGGTGGTGTTCGGGTTCGCTTTCCTCGGCCGCCGGCTGTTCGGACGACACCTGCGTACCGCGTTCATCGTCCTGCTCAGCGCGCTGACCATCGCCTCCTTCGTGTACGCGATCATCGCGCACAACACCGACCAGGCCACCGCCTACTACAACAGCTTCGCCCGCGGATGGGAGCTGCTGATCGGGGCGCTCGCCGGGGCCCTCGTACCGGCGGTGCGCTGGCCGATGTGGCTGCGCACCCTGCTGGCCACCGTCTCGCTGGCCGCGATCCTGACGTGCGGCTGGTGGATCGACGGAGTCAAGGAGTTTCCCGGGCCGTGGACGCTGGTGCCGGTCGGCGCCACCGTCATCTTCATCCTGACCGCCGCCAACCAGATCGACGATCCAAGCGCGGGCCAACGGTTGCCCGCGCCCAACCGGATGCTGGCGACCAAGCCTTTCGTATCGCTGGGCTCGATGGCGTACTCGCTCTATCTGTGGCACTGGCCGCTGCTGATCTTCTGGTTGTCCTACTCGGGCCACGCCCACGCCAATTTCCTCGAAGGCACGGTCATCCTGCTGATCTCGGGCGTCCTGGCTTGGCTCACGACCCGCTACATCGAGGAGCCGCTGCGCTCGCAGAAATCAAAGGGCACCGCGCAGGCCGCCTCGCAGCCTGCCGTTCCGCTGCGGGTTCGCCTGCGACGGCCGACCATCGTCCTGGGCTCCATCGTCGGCCTGCTCGGTGTCGCGCTGACGGCCACCTCGTTCACCTGGCGTGAGCATGTCACCGTGCAGCGCGCCAACGGCAAGGAGTTGTCGGGGCTGTCGGCCCGCGACTACCCGGGAGCGCGCGCCCTGGTCGATCATGCCCGGGTGCCGAAGCTGCCGATGCGTCCCACCGTGCTCGAGGCCAAGGACGATCTGCCGGCGTCGACCACCGACGGCTGTATCAGCGATTTCGGCAACACCGACATCATCAACTGCACATACGGGGACAAGGACGCGGCGCGCACCATCGCGGTGGCGGGCGGGTCCCACGCAGAACACTGGATCACCGCGCTGGACCTGTTGGGTCGCCTGCACAACTTCAAAGTGGTCACGTACCTCAAGATGGGTTGTCCGCTCACCACGGAAGAGACGCCACTGGTGATGGGCGACAACCGCCCGTATCCGAAATGCCACGAGTGGAACGAAAAGGTGATGTCCCAGCTCATCACCGATCGCCCCGAATTCGTCTTCACCACCTCGACCCGGCCGTGGAACATCAAAGACGGCGACGTGATGCCCGGCACCTACATCGGCATCTGGGACACCCTCTCCAAGAACAACATTCCGGTACTCGCGATGCGCGACACACCGTGGCTCACCCGAAACGGCGAGCCGTACTTCCCGTACGACTGCCTGGCCAACGGCGGCGATTCCATCTCGTGCGGCATCGACCGGTCCAAGGTACTCTCCGACCACAACCCCACACTGGATTTCGTCGGAAGGTTCCCCCTGCTCAAGCCACTCGACATGAGCGACGCAGTGTGCCGCAAGGACTATTGCCGCGCAGTGGAGGGAAATGTGTTGATATACCACGATTCTCACCACATCTCCACGACCTACATGCGCACGATGACAGGTGAACTGGGCCGCCAGCTGGCGGCGGCCACCGGTTGGTGGTGA
- a CDS encoding winged helix-turn-helix transcriptional regulator codes for MAESAHSNDVPWTDPTCPVARTLDLVGDRWSLLIVRDAMDGARAFTDFQQRTGIARNILTDRLRRLVDRGILDREAAASGRRQVYTLTQAGRDLFAIVVALRQWGERHAFEPDEARSILVDERGLALAELRPTNSLGDRVGPDTTTVRKVY; via the coding sequence ATGGCTGAGTCGGCGCACAGCAACGACGTGCCCTGGACCGATCCGACCTGTCCGGTGGCGCGCACGCTGGATCTGGTCGGGGATCGCTGGAGTCTGCTGATCGTCCGCGACGCCATGGACGGCGCACGGGCATTCACCGACTTTCAGCAGCGCACGGGCATTGCGCGCAACATCCTCACCGACCGCCTGCGTCGTCTCGTCGACCGCGGGATCCTCGACCGGGAGGCAGCCGCGTCAGGGCGGCGCCAGGTGTACACGCTGACCCAGGCCGGTCGTGACCTCTTCGCCATCGTGGTGGCTCTGCGTCAGTGGGGTGAGCGGCACGCTTTCGAGCCGGACGAGGCTCGTTCGATACTGGTCGACGAGCGTGGTCTGGCGCTCGCGGAACTGCGCCCGACGAACTCGCTCGGCGACCGGGTTGGCCCGGACACCACGACCGTGCGGAAGGTCTACTGA
- the glgX gene encoding glycogen debranching protein GlgX, which yields MPPSAVPPSSVPTPMSTVWPGEPYPLGATYDGAGTNFSLFSEVAERVELCLIAKDGSEHRINLEEVDGYVWHAYLPTVTPGQRYGYRVYGPWDPGSGHRCDPSKLLLDPYGKSFHGDFDFSQALFSYDLTADPPGTGTPPQVDSLGHTMTSVVINPFFQWGSDRAPKTPYHDTVIYEAHVKGMTQTHPGIPEELRGTYAGLSHPVVIEYLQSLNITAIELMPVHQFMHDHRLLDLGLRNYWGYNTVGFFAPHFQYAATRHAGGAVAEFKTMVKAFHDAGIEVILDVVYNHTAEGNHLGPTINFRGIDNAAYYRLLDGQPEYYKDFTGTGNSLNARHPHTLQLIMDSLRYWVLEMHVDGFRFDLASTLAREFYDVDRLSAFFDLVQQDPVVSQVKLIAEPWDVGEGGYQVGNFPGLWTEWNGKYRDTVRDYWRGEPSTLGEFASRLTGSSDLYEATGRRPGASINFVTCHDGFTLNDLVSYNEKHNEANGEDNRDGESHNRSWNCGIEGPTEDPEILALRAKQMRNIMGTLMLSQGTPMIAHGDEIGRTQLGNNNVYCQDSELSWMDWSLLETNADHLDFTRKVLAFRKRHPAFRRRRFFEGKPIRSGDQVRDIAWLTPAGTEMTPEDWGTGLGTCVAVFLNGDSIPAPNARGERVVDDTFLLCFNANDHAQDFVTPNGDYAAEWTGDLDTASPTGDSDLVVAAGEKISLQARSLLVLRKTA from the coding sequence ATGCCGCCGTCCGCAGTGCCGCCGTCTTCCGTTCCCACGCCGATGTCGACCGTCTGGCCCGGCGAGCCCTACCCGCTCGGTGCGACCTATGACGGTGCGGGCACCAACTTCTCGCTGTTCTCCGAGGTCGCCGAACGGGTCGAGCTGTGCCTGATCGCCAAGGATGGCAGCGAGCACCGGATCAATCTCGAAGAGGTCGACGGCTACGTCTGGCACGCTTATCTGCCGACGGTCACGCCGGGCCAGCGGTACGGGTACCGGGTGTACGGCCCATGGGATCCCGGCAGCGGACATCGGTGCGACCCGAGCAAACTGCTGCTGGATCCCTACGGCAAGTCGTTCCACGGCGACTTCGACTTCAGCCAGGCCCTGTTCTCCTACGACCTGACAGCTGACCCGCCCGGCACCGGCACCCCGCCCCAGGTGGACTCCCTCGGTCACACCATGACCAGCGTGGTGATCAACCCGTTCTTCCAATGGGGCTCGGACCGCGCACCCAAGACCCCGTATCACGACACCGTGATCTACGAGGCACACGTCAAGGGCATGACCCAGACGCACCCGGGGATCCCCGAGGAACTCCGCGGCACGTACGCGGGTCTGAGCCACCCCGTGGTCATCGAGTACCTCCAGTCGCTGAACATCACCGCGATCGAACTCATGCCGGTGCACCAGTTCATGCACGACCACCGACTGCTGGACCTCGGGCTGCGAAATTACTGGGGCTACAACACAGTCGGCTTCTTCGCCCCGCATTTCCAGTACGCGGCCACCCGGCACGCCGGCGGTGCGGTGGCCGAATTCAAGACGATGGTCAAGGCGTTCCACGACGCGGGTATCGAAGTCATCCTGGACGTGGTCTACAACCACACCGCCGAAGGCAACCACCTCGGTCCGACCATCAATTTCCGCGGCATCGACAACGCCGCCTACTACCGGCTACTGGACGGACAGCCGGAGTACTACAAGGATTTCACCGGCACCGGCAACAGCCTCAATGCCCGGCACCCACACACGCTGCAGCTGATCATGGACTCACTGCGGTACTGGGTGCTGGAGATGCACGTCGACGGTTTCCGGTTCGACCTGGCCTCCACTCTGGCGCGCGAATTCTATGACGTGGACCGGCTTTCGGCGTTCTTCGATCTGGTCCAGCAGGACCCCGTGGTCAGCCAGGTGAAGCTGATCGCAGAACCCTGGGATGTCGGTGAGGGCGGCTACCAGGTCGGCAACTTCCCCGGCCTGTGGACCGAGTGGAACGGCAAGTACCGCGACACCGTGCGCGACTACTGGCGCGGAGAACCCTCCACACTCGGCGAGTTCGCGTCCCGGCTCACCGGTTCCTCGGACCTCTACGAGGCCACCGGCCGCCGTCCCGGCGCCAGCATCAACTTCGTCACCTGCCACGACGGGTTCACCCTCAACGACCTGGTGTCCTACAACGAGAAGCACAACGAGGCCAACGGCGAGGACAACCGCGACGGCGAGAGCCACAACCGCTCCTGGAACTGCGGTATCGAGGGACCGACCGAAGATCCGGAGATCCTGGCGCTGCGCGCCAAGCAGATGCGCAACATCATGGGGACGCTGATGCTGTCCCAGGGCACCCCGATGATCGCCCACGGCGACGAGATCGGTCGAACCCAGCTGGGCAACAACAACGTGTACTGCCAGGATTCCGAACTGTCCTGGATGGACTGGTCACTGCTCGAGACCAACGCAGACCACCTGGACTTCACCCGCAAGGTGCTGGCATTCCGAAAGCGCCATCCCGCATTTCGGCGTCGCCGGTTCTTCGAGGGCAAACCGATCCGCAGCGGCGACCAGGTGCGCGACATCGCCTGGCTCACCCCGGCAGGTACCGAGATGACCCCGGAAGACTGGGGTACCGGCCTGGGCACGTGTGTCGCCGTGTTCCTCAACGGCGATTCCATCCCGGCCCCCAACGCCCGGGGTGAACGCGTCGTCGACGACACGTTCCTGTTGTGCTTCAACGCAAATGACCACGCGCAGGATTTCGTCACCCCGAACGGCGACTACGCCGCCGAGTGGACCGGGGACCTCGACACCGCCAGCCCGACAGGCGATTCCGATCTGGTCGTGGCCGCCGGCGAGAAGATCTCCCTACAGGCCCGCTCCCTACTCGTGCTGCGCAAGACGGCCTGA
- a CDS encoding adenosylmethionine--8-amino-7-oxononanoate transaminase has translation MAELTPAQINAIDAAHIWHPYSAMGSDALPPVVAVGAKGAWLTVIDPTDGARIEVIDAMASWWTAVHGHGHPVLDRAITDQLATMNHVMFGGLTHEPAARLAQLLVELTPAGLETVFFSDSGSVSVEVAVKMALQYWRSLGRGSKHRLMTWRGGYHGDTFTPMSVCDPDGGMHELWAGENSVLVPQIFAPPVPADYEPAYSEAFERQLAARADELAAVIVEPVVQGAGGMRFHDPRYLADLRAICDRHDVLLIFDEIATGFGRTGKLFAAEHAGVSPDIMCVGKALTGGYITLAATLCTRQVARTISEGEPGALMHGPTFMANALACAVGVAAVELLVSGDWPTRVAEIEVGLREGLEPARELPGVADVRVLGAIGVIEMKEPVDMRVATLAALRHGVWLRPFGKLIYAMPPFICTPAEVEQVTAGMVGVARALT, from the coding sequence GTGGCTGAGCTGACCCCAGCGCAGATCAATGCCATCGACGCGGCCCACATCTGGCACCCCTACAGCGCCATGGGCTCCGACGCACTTCCGCCGGTCGTGGCGGTGGGTGCCAAAGGCGCGTGGCTGACTGTGATCGACCCTACCGACGGCGCCCGCATCGAGGTGATCGATGCGATGGCGTCCTGGTGGACCGCGGTGCACGGACACGGGCACCCGGTGCTGGACCGTGCCATCACCGACCAGCTGGCCACCATGAACCACGTCATGTTCGGCGGTCTGACCCACGAACCGGCCGCGCGGCTGGCTCAGCTGCTGGTCGAGCTCACCCCGGCCGGCCTGGAGACCGTGTTCTTCAGTGATTCCGGGTCGGTATCCGTCGAGGTCGCGGTGAAGATGGCGCTGCAGTACTGGCGCAGTCTGGGCCGGGGCTCCAAGCACCGGCTGATGACCTGGCGCGGCGGCTACCACGGCGACACGTTCACCCCGATGAGCGTGTGCGATCCCGACGGCGGGATGCACGAGCTGTGGGCCGGGGAAAACTCAGTTCTGGTGCCGCAAATTTTCGCCCCGCCGGTGCCCGCCGATTATGAGCCCGCGTACAGCGAGGCCTTCGAGCGGCAGCTGGCCGCTCGTGCCGACGAACTCGCGGCGGTCATCGTGGAACCCGTCGTCCAGGGCGCCGGCGGGATGCGGTTTCACGACCCGCGTTACCTGGCGGATCTGCGCGCGATCTGCGATCGCCACGACGTCCTGTTGATCTTCGACGAGATCGCCACCGGATTCGGCCGCACCGGCAAGCTTTTCGCCGCCGAGCACGCCGGGGTGAGTCCCGACATCATGTGCGTCGGCAAAGCGCTGACCGGTGGCTACATCACCCTGGCCGCCACGCTGTGCACGCGACAGGTCGCGCGGACGATCAGCGAGGGGGAGCCGGGCGCTCTGATGCACGGGCCCACGTTCATGGCCAATGCGCTGGCCTGCGCGGTGGGCGTCGCTGCGGTGGAACTGCTGGTCAGCGGCGACTGGCCGACGAGGGTGGCCGAGATCGAGGTCGGACTGCGGGAGGGGCTTGAGCCGGCCCGGGAGCTGCCCGGGGTCGCCGACGTCCGGGTGCTCGGCGCGATCGGCGTGATCGAGATGAAAGAGCCGGTGGACATGCGGGTGGCCACGTTGGCTGCCTTGCGTCACGGCGTCTGGCTGCGTCCGTTCGGCAAGCTGATCTACGCCATGCCGCCCTTCATCTGCACACCGGCGGAGGTGGAACAGGTCACCGCGGGCATGGTCGGTGTTGCGCGTGCACTAACCTGA